From a region of the Paenibacillus lutimineralis genome:
- a CDS encoding beta-ketoacyl synthase N-terminal-like domain-containing protein produces the protein MLNTTETVKRQATADYEIAIVGISGKFSGSRDVNQFWEGLIHEQSSLQELPPERPELFRLAQEDMKHIRYGGFIPDVDQFDPLFFRISPKEAEHMDPRQRLFLEESWKAVEDAGYSLQELSGTKCGVFVGIQQGEYLERFRDEANEQVPTGNSLSVIPARISYLLNLKGPSVALDTACSSSLVALSLACDSLINGSSEMAIAGGIQIMLTPSIYLSLGKLGMLNADGICKPFADGADGIGLGEGVGVAVLKKYSSAIRDGDHIYGVIKGIGVNQDGKTNGITAPSGLAQASLERGIYEKYGIDPAEITYVEAHGTGTRLGDPIEVGALTEAFGPFTAKKQYCHLGSIKGNIGHTLSASGMASLFKVLLSLKHGKIPATLHCSSLNPLIDFKNSPFYVGNRTEDWHRLDGRPRMAAVSSFGMSGTNCHMVIAEHMELGAGERPAGEMKPLLFALSAKSDRALEIQARRLLVYLRQQGAVESIEDISFTLLAGRDHYDYRSMFVADSRIELIRELEAFLERRPSPGWYRGEGGSGNKRVNSELKVKINGLLKQLREGILGAVDRDKALNIISNYYIKGFEADFKVMFAPVDRRRVSLPTYPFEYIRCWIEEQELGGTATTSLKGGESHPLLHRNVSTIEGIRFISETLSGHPNFIYKTVFNQRMVSEAILLEIAAKATELGGGGSTDLLKDIQFTHPLKAGSEEQRLCVELQGAEDSFRFGIFYEETGRRIVAAGSSVTEIVTKKVEASGFNIRSFKAGAAQILTSQQFYSALADQGLEYDEQAQIAEKLYSSLSGYLVAVTPSACCREGYVIPPLLTEAILQVTNLDIMRMGGTLSTVYALGEIRLIGDLEDGRYIHLTGSGNSYDARVLNEEGEAVLIINRLRMAPLATDNLSHGGDYVLLKKEWRQAEHQPQPQPARPDGRFIIIVNDEMNEEALAEIYASFDTVLVIGGGGLRDSQDGFLTADFWEEGGSDAAIETILGLKTHIRAVIDFSDLHSEPHHRSKQNYGKIKLLQALVKKHARGLCILHLTSGLQGVNGRTETLAGAEIAAIIRTIRAEYKEVRAQTVDIGRSSSSLVQDAINTVYAELSIDSAEAELSYNDGIRFKPVFASLKQANKWASRNMEGEGGITLDPGKFYVVTGGTRGIGAEVVRLLARRGVRKLVLMGVQPLPSRTNWDEILTSDMASSGIQSRVKRILELEAAGVDVKFYSGSLTDKARLSPFFAEIRRQWGEIGGVIHCAGSNLNNHPAFINKKIGDIRQVFEPKVEGLEMLGDLFADDRLDFFVAFSSISAALPVLSAGLSDYSAANCYSDLYIRHQQELGRKHFQSIIWPSWSEVGMLADTGFPLSSLYTGAGFTAHSLADGLFMLEDAMSGKEPSVMPAIVSSEAFDPGAILRPGPVTKVDTEKHVPENRSRVHTNDGEFPPNAIKRATAQIMHIFGEELKLPKDRLREDLPFAEIGVDSILLIEVIKKLDDAFHTRIDPALFFELRDMKALAEHLLVGGNAEFQEEAREPGRSREDDGLKLADGFDRVPEYGTNCTEKRRKASGPTDKDSRIAVIGIGCHFPGAPDKDTFWNNLKQGVDSITEVPCSRWNAEELYSPVPTEGKSISKWGGFIEDIELFDNEYFEIKENPEQISPLMRQCLEVTAEVFLDAGYEKSEISGRKVGIFIGAHPGSYPNWVQDFNKNTIIGIGQNFIASYASHYFNLKGPSLTVDSACSSSLMSLHLACQSIRTGESEMAVAGGVDLILDERPYLVFSASKAMSPDGKCHTFDVDANGIVPGEGCGVVLLKALDKALADGDRIYTVIEATAANNDGRTMGVTTPSKQAQEEVIADAITRAGIDPRTIGYVETHGTGTMIGDPIELKALTTVYKTYTDDIGFCGVGSVKTNIGHCLSAAGIASFIKASLCVYYKILVPTLNCSKPNPRFDFENSPFYPVLETTAWRKHGDARRAAISSFGFGGTNVHAIIGECTEGLLCGYSERRKPLPATRFQRARAWVDGRKAACNPSGADQDQLSFLQFVEE, from the coding sequence ATGCTGAATACTACTGAAACAGTCAAGCGGCAGGCTACCGCGGATTATGAAATTGCCATTGTTGGCATTTCAGGTAAATTCTCGGGCAGCCGCGATGTGAACCAGTTTTGGGAAGGTCTCATTCATGAACAAAGTAGTCTGCAGGAGCTACCGCCGGAACGTCCCGAATTGTTTCGGCTTGCACAAGAAGACATGAAGCATATCCGATACGGGGGATTTATTCCTGATGTGGACCAATTTGATCCTTTGTTTTTCCGCATTTCACCCAAAGAAGCGGAGCATATGGATCCCCGGCAGCGGCTGTTTCTGGAGGAATCTTGGAAGGCCGTAGAAGATGCGGGTTACTCCTTACAGGAGTTGTCGGGCACCAAATGTGGGGTATTCGTGGGGATTCAGCAAGGCGAATATCTAGAGCGCTTCCGGGATGAAGCCAACGAACAAGTCCCAACAGGTAACAGCCTATCTGTGATCCCGGCCCGTATTTCCTATCTGCTTAATTTGAAAGGGCCAAGCGTAGCTCTTGATACTGCATGTTCCTCCTCCCTGGTGGCACTCTCGTTGGCCTGCGACAGTCTGATCAATGGCAGCAGTGAGATGGCGATTGCTGGAGGCATCCAAATCATGCTTACGCCATCAATTTATTTGTCCCTTGGAAAGCTGGGCATGTTGAATGCCGATGGAATCTGCAAGCCGTTCGCCGATGGGGCGGACGGCATCGGATTGGGGGAAGGCGTAGGTGTAGCTGTCCTGAAGAAATATTCCTCCGCCATACGCGATGGTGATCATATTTATGGGGTCATCAAAGGCATCGGGGTGAACCAGGATGGTAAAACCAACGGAATCACTGCTCCCAGCGGCTTGGCTCAGGCTTCGCTTGAACGCGGGATTTACGAAAAATATGGGATCGATCCAGCTGAGATTACTTATGTGGAGGCGCATGGTACTGGAACTCGCCTGGGAGATCCGATTGAAGTAGGGGCGCTCACGGAAGCTTTCGGCCCTTTTACCGCGAAGAAGCAGTATTGCCATCTGGGCTCGATCAAAGGCAATATCGGACATACGCTGTCCGCTTCAGGTATGGCAAGCCTATTCAAGGTGCTGCTCAGCCTGAAGCACGGGAAGATTCCCGCGACGCTTCATTGCAGCAGCCTCAACCCGTTGATTGATTTCAAAAACAGTCCTTTCTACGTAGGAAATCGTACTGAGGATTGGCATCGTCTGGATGGGCGTCCACGCATGGCGGCAGTAAGCTCCTTTGGAATGAGCGGAACCAATTGCCATATGGTGATTGCCGAGCATATGGAGCTGGGCGCGGGAGAACGACCGGCTGGAGAGATGAAGCCTCTTCTGTTTGCGCTGTCGGCCAAAAGCGATAGAGCATTAGAAATACAGGCGCGCCGTTTGCTCGTCTATCTACGGCAGCAGGGTGCAGTCGAGAGTATTGAAGATATCTCTTTTACATTGCTGGCAGGCAGGGATCATTATGATTACCGTAGCATGTTTGTTGCCGACAGCAGAATAGAGCTGATTCGAGAATTGGAAGCTTTTCTAGAGCGGCGGCCAAGTCCCGGATGGTACCGAGGGGAAGGCGGCAGCGGGAACAAGAGGGTGAATTCTGAGTTAAAAGTCAAGATAAACGGGCTGCTGAAGCAACTTCGGGAAGGCATCCTTGGGGCAGTGGATCGAGACAAGGCGCTCAATATTATTTCGAATTATTACATTAAGGGCTTTGAGGCGGACTTCAAGGTCATGTTCGCTCCAGTAGATCGTCGGAGAGTGTCTTTGCCCACGTATCCTTTTGAATACATACGCTGTTGGATAGAAGAGCAGGAACTCGGCGGAACAGCCACGACTTCTCTTAAGGGGGGAGAATCTCATCCGCTACTGCACCGTAATGTATCCACAATAGAGGGGATACGCTTTATTAGCGAAACCTTATCCGGCCACCCCAATTTTATTTACAAAACTGTCTTTAACCAACGAATGGTCAGTGAGGCTATACTGCTCGAAATAGCGGCAAAAGCAACGGAGCTTGGCGGCGGAGGCTCCACCGACCTGCTTAAGGATATCCAGTTTACGCACCCGCTTAAGGCTGGATCAGAGGAGCAGAGGCTTTGCGTCGAACTGCAGGGAGCAGAGGACTCTTTTCGGTTTGGTATTTTTTATGAGGAAACGGGGCGGAGAATTGTTGCAGCCGGATCATCCGTAACCGAAATAGTTACCAAGAAAGTGGAAGCAAGCGGGTTTAATATTCGAAGCTTTAAAGCGGGGGCCGCGCAGATCCTTACATCCCAACAGTTCTACAGCGCATTGGCCGATCAAGGCTTGGAATACGATGAACAAGCGCAAATCGCAGAAAAATTGTACAGCAGCCTGTCTGGGTATCTGGTGGCCGTTACACCTTCTGCGTGTTGTAGGGAAGGCTATGTCATCCCGCCGTTGCTGACAGAAGCGATTCTTCAGGTCACCAATCTGGATATTATGCGCATGGGAGGCACGTTGTCCACAGTTTATGCTCTTGGCGAAATTCGATTGATCGGCGATCTGGAAGATGGGCGGTATATTCATTTGACGGGGAGCGGAAACAGCTATGACGCAAGGGTGCTAAATGAAGAAGGCGAGGCTGTTCTGATCATTAACCGGCTCCGGATGGCTCCCCTTGCCACGGACAATTTGTCTCACGGTGGGGACTATGTATTGCTGAAGAAAGAGTGGAGGCAAGCGGAACATCAACCACAGCCGCAGCCTGCAAGACCGGATGGACGTTTCATCATCATTGTAAACGATGAAATGAACGAGGAGGCGTTAGCCGAGATCTACGCATCATTTGATACCGTGCTGGTCATTGGAGGGGGTGGGCTTCGCGATTCGCAGGACGGATTCCTTACTGCCGATTTCTGGGAGGAGGGGGGCAGTGATGCAGCGATTGAGACTATACTTGGGCTGAAGACACATATCCGCGCAGTCATCGACTTCTCTGATCTTCATTCTGAGCCGCATCACCGTTCCAAGCAAAACTACGGAAAAATTAAGCTGCTGCAGGCACTCGTAAAGAAGCATGCCAGAGGCTTGTGTATTCTCCATTTGACGAGCGGTCTGCAAGGCGTAAATGGGCGAACGGAGACGTTGGCAGGAGCGGAGATTGCTGCAATCATACGAACCATTCGTGCGGAATACAAGGAAGTGCGGGCTCAGACGGTGGACATTGGCCGATCGTCGTCGTCGTTGGTACAAGATGCCATTAATACAGTTTATGCCGAGCTTAGTATCGATTCGGCTGAAGCTGAACTCTCCTATAATGATGGAATTCGCTTCAAGCCCGTATTTGCTTCCTTGAAGCAAGCCAATAAATGGGCTTCTCGCAACATGGAAGGCGAAGGTGGTATCACGCTTGACCCCGGTAAGTTTTATGTCGTGACCGGAGGTACCCGAGGCATTGGGGCGGAGGTCGTCCGCCTGCTTGCCAGAAGGGGTGTGAGGAAGCTTGTGCTGATGGGCGTTCAACCTCTGCCTTCCAGAACTAATTGGGATGAGATTCTTACATCGGATATGGCTTCTTCTGGTATTCAATCCAGAGTGAAGCGGATATTGGAATTGGAAGCAGCAGGTGTGGATGTCAAATTCTATTCCGGATCATTGACCGACAAGGCGCGGCTTTCGCCTTTCTTCGCTGAAATCAGGCGGCAATGGGGTGAGATTGGCGGTGTCATACACTGTGCGGGTTCTAATCTGAACAATCACCCAGCCTTTATTAATAAAAAGATCGGTGACATCCGGCAGGTATTCGAGCCCAAAGTTGAAGGCCTGGAAATGCTAGGCGATTTGTTTGCGGATGACAGGCTGGATTTCTTCGTGGCCTTCTCCTCCATCTCGGCCGCTTTGCCTGTACTATCTGCTGGACTTAGCGATTACAGTGCGGCCAACTGCTATTCGGATCTGTATATCCGCCATCAGCAGGAATTGGGGCGCAAGCATTTCCAGTCGATTATTTGGCCAAGCTGGTCGGAAGTCGGTATGTTGGCCGATACTGGGTTCCCGCTAAGCTCGTTGTATACTGGGGCAGGCTTCACCGCTCACAGCTTGGCCGACGGCTTATTCATGCTTGAAGATGCTATGTCGGGGAAAGAGCCTAGCGTGATGCCTGCTATCGTGAGCAGCGAAGCCTTTGATCCCGGAGCGATTCTGCGGCCTGGCCCGGTCACTAAGGTCGATACAGAGAAGCATGTGCCTGAGAATCGGTCCCGGGTGCATACGAACGATGGGGAATTCCCCCCAAATGCAATTAAGCGCGCCACTGCGCAGATTATGCATATTTTTGGCGAGGAGTTAAAGCTGCCGAAGGATCGGTTGCGTGAAGATCTGCCGTTTGCAGAAATCGGCGTTGACTCCATCCTGCTCATTGAAGTCATCAAAAAGCTGGACGACGCATTCCATACACGCATCGACCCAGCCCTGTTCTTTGAGCTTCGCGATATGAAGGCGTTGGCAGAGCATCTTCTAGTTGGGGGTAACGCGGAATTCCAGGAGGAAGCAAGGGAGCCAGGACGGAGCCGAGAGGACGACGGACTGAAGCTGGCTGACGGCTTCGACCGCGTTCCGGAATATGGAACAAACTGCACGGAGAAGCGGAGGAAAGCCTCCGGCCCGACCGACAAAGACAGCCGGATCGCCGTAATCGGTATTGGCTGCCATTTCCCGGGTGCTCCGGACAAGGACACCTTCTGGAACAACTTGAAGCAGGGCGTAGACAGCATTACCGAGGTACCGTGCAGTAGATGGAACGCAGAAGAGCTGTATTCTCCCGTTCCCACTGAAGGCAAAAGTATAAGCAAATGGGGCGGATTTATTGAAGATATTGAACTCTTTGATAACGAGTATTTTGAGATTAAAGAGAATCCCGAGCAGATCAGCCCTCTGATGAGGCAGTGCCTGGAAGTCACCGCCGAGGTGTTTCTCGACGCAGGATATGAGAAATCTGAGATCAGCGGACGCAAGGTGGGGATATTTATCGGTGCCCACCCCGGTTCCTATCCGAACTGGGTGCAGGATTTCAATAAAAATACCATTATCGGCATCGGGCAGAATTTCATCGCCTCCTATGCCTCACATTATTTTAATTTGAAGGGACCGAGTCTTACCGTAGACAGCGCATGCTCCTCCTCGCTGATGAGCTTGCATCTGGCTTGCCAGAGTATCCGTACCGGTGAATCGGAAATGGCTGTTGCCGGCGGCGTTGACCTCATCCTCGACGAGCGACCGTACCTTGTGTTCAGCGCCTCCAAAGCGATGTCGCCCGATGGCAAATGTCACACCTTCGATGTCGATGCAAATGGAATTGTGCCGGGCGAAGGCTGTGGCGTAGTGCTATTGAAGGCGCTGGATAAGGCGCTTGCCGATGGTGACCGCATTTACACGGTTATTGAAGCGACAGCGGCGAATAATGACGGGCGAACGATGGGTGTCACTACCCCAAGCAAGCAGGCCCAGGAAGAGGTCATTGCCGACGCGATTACTCGAGCAGGTATTGATCCGCGAACTATCGGATATGTCGAGACCCATGGCACAGGAACCATGATTGGCGATCCAATCGAATTGAAGGCTCTAACCACCGTATACAAGACGTACACCGATGACATCGGATTCTGCGGCGTCGGCAGCGTAAAGACCAACATAGGCCACTGCCTGAGCGCAGCGGGGATAGCAAGCTTTATCAAGGCTTCATTATGTGTTTACTACAAGATACTGGTTCCGACTCTGAATTGCAGCAAGCCAAATCCGCGCTTCGATTTTGAGAACTCGCCGTTCTACCCTGTCTTGGAGACAACTGCATGGCGCAAACATGGAGATGCGAGACGGGCGGCCATCAGTTCCTTCGGCTTCGGGGGAACCAATGTGCACGCTATTATCGGCGAATGCACGGAAGGGTTGCTATGCGGTTATTCGGAACGTAGAAAACCTCTGCCTGCGACGCGGTTCCAACGCGCCAGGGCCTGGGTTGACGGTAGGAAAGCAGCATGCAATCCATCCGGGGCAGATCAGGATCAATTGTCATTTTTGCAATTCGTAGAAGAATGA